The Streptomyces fungicidicus nucleotide sequence CGGACCTCGAGGCGCCCGGCGGCAGAGATTTCCACAGGTCAGTTCACCCCTCCTGTTCGGATCATGCCCAAGAACGGAGATACTAGGGGCGGGCATCGACGACGCCGCGCTCCCGCGCGCCCAGGCGGCGGAGCCTGAGGAGGCCCGCCGGCGCCCTATCGAGGAGGAACGACAGCGTGACCTACGTCATCGCGCAGCCTTGTGTCGACGTGAAGGACAAGGCGTGCATCGAGGAGTGCCCGGTCGACTGCATCTACGAGGGCCAGCGGTCCTTGTACATCCACCCGGACGAATGCGTCGACTGTGGTGCCTGTGAGCCGGTCTGCCCGGTCGAGGCGATCTTCTACGAGGACGACACTCCGGAGGAGTGGAAGGACTACTACAAGGCGAACGTCGAGTTCTTCGACGAGCTCGGCTCGCCCGGCGGCGCCAGCAAGCTCGGTCTGATCGAGCGGGACCACCCGTTCATCGCCGCGCTGCCGCCGCAGGCGTAACCGTCCCGCAGGCGGCCCCGCCGCATCGCACGACGTGCCGCCTTGGTCCCGTACGGCTCTCGAAGCCGCACGGGGCCGAGGCGTTTGCCGTACCAGAAAGTGAGCCCGCGCCCGTGTCCGCAGTCTCCGACCGGCTGCCCACCTTCCCCTGGGACAAGCTGGAGCCGTACAAGAAGACGGCCGCCGCGCACCCCGACGGCATCGTCGACCTCTCGGTCGGCACGCCCGTCGACCCGGTGCCCGAGTTGATCCAGAAGGCACTGATCGCCGCGGCGGACTCGCCGGGCTATCCCACGGTCTGGGGCACCCCGGAACTGCGTGACGCGATCACCCGCTGGGTGGAACAC carries:
- the fdxA gene encoding ferredoxin, whose protein sequence is MTYVIAQPCVDVKDKACIEECPVDCIYEGQRSLYIHPDECVDCGACEPVCPVEAIFYEDDTPEEWKDYYKANVEFFDELGSPGGASKLGLIERDHPFIAALPPQA